The genomic segment CCACCGGCGAGAGGGGCCGCCGCAGTGTGATGAAGATCGTTTGCGTCGCGCCGGCCCGGAGGGGTAGGGACAGCACCACCCCCGAGCCGGGGGTCTGCGGGATTACCCACGGCGACGATCATCGCCAGAATCGGTGACGGAGAGTCGCGTGCGGAGCGTGGCTCGCGGCATCGGGGGCGACATGACTTCTTCCACGGCGACGGAACCCGCGGCACGGCGGGGCAGCGACTACGCGCGGTTGTCCCGCCGGATCGCCGAGGCGGGGCTGTTCGAGCGGCGGCCCGGCCGGTACGCGCTGCGGATCGCGCTCACGCTCGGCGCGTTCGCGGCCGGCTGGGTCGTGGTGGCACTCGTCGGTGACTCGTGGTGGCAGGTGCCGCTGGCGGTGGTGATGGCGGTGGCGACCACACAGGTGGCGTTCCTCGGCCACGACGCCGGGCACCGGCAGATGTTCCGCCGGCGTGGCCCGAGCGAGGCGGCCGGGCTGGTCGCCGGCAACCTGGCGGTCGGGCTCAGCTACGGCTGGTGGGTCGACAAGCACAACCGGCACCACGCCAACCCGAACCACACCGACGAGGACCCGGACGTCGGGGCGGGCGCGCTGGTCTGGACGTACGAGCAGGCGATGGCCACGCGCGGCCTGAGCCGGTGGATGGCCCGCCGTCAGGCCTGGCTGTTCTTCCCGCTGCTCCTGCTGGAAGGGCTGGCGCTGCACGTGGCGAGCGTGCAGGCGCTCGTCGGTCGGGAGCCGGACGGGCGGTGGCGGGTGCCGATGCGGCACCGGGCGGTGGAGGCGCTCCTGCTCGCCGTGCACGCCGCCGGCTACCTCGGTCTGCTGTTCGCGGTCATGTCCCCGGCCAAGGCGCTGCTGTTCGTCGCCGTGCACCAGGGGCTGTGGGGGCTCTACATGGGCTGCTCGTTCGCCCCGAACCACAAGGGCATGCCGATGCCCACCGCCGACGACGAGCTGGACTACCTGCGCAAGCAGGTGCTGACCTCGCGCAACGTCCGCGGCGGCCGGTTCGTCGACCTGGCGCTGGGCGGGCTCAACTACCAGATCGAGCACCACTTGTTCCCGAACATG from the Micromonospora sp. WMMA1947 genome contains:
- a CDS encoding acyl-CoA desaturase; protein product: MTSSTATEPAARRGSDYARLSRRIAEAGLFERRPGRYALRIALTLGAFAAGWVVVALVGDSWWQVPLAVVMAVATTQVAFLGHDAGHRQMFRRRGPSEAAGLVAGNLAVGLSYGWWVDKHNRHHANPNHTDEDPDVGAGALVWTYEQAMATRGLSRWMARRQAWLFFPLLLLEGLALHVASVQALVGREPDGRWRVPMRHRAVEALLLAVHAAGYLGLLFAVMSPAKALLFVAVHQGLWGLYMGCSFAPNHKGMPMPTADDELDYLRKQVLTSRNVRGGRFVDLALGGLNYQIEHHLFPNMPRANLRRARPLVMAYCAEQGVPYAETGLVESYRQALAHLHDVGRPLRAA